The Prochlorococcus marinus XMU1408 genomic sequence GCATCGAGAGGTGCTGGCTAGGTAAACCCCGGCCAGGAGCAAGGCGAGGAACATTGGATGGCCATAGACCAAGTTCCTAATGAGAGCCGCTTGAGGCTATCGGTAACGATAGTCCCAGATAGATGATTACCCATTCACTTTTTAAATAAAGAAGAATGAACAGAACCCGGCTTATGACCTGCTTTCACTTTCTTAATGTTCAATAAAGAAACTAGACTCAGAATTTTATTAATTTGTCAATTAAATCGTACGCCTTGAATAATTATGGAAATTTCAAATCAAAGAGTAGAAGAAATAATCAATTTTATCAAAAATTTAAATTTAGATAAAAAGTATCAAAAAGAATTTACTCATGAAAAAATCAAAAATCTTTCATACATTAATGAATCACTTACTCATAGTTCAGCAAATAATAAATTTAATTATGAAAATCTTGAATTTCTTGGTGATGCCGTCTTAAGACTCATTGCATCAGACTTCATAAAAAATCAATATCCTCATATGCAAGTTGGAGAAAGATCTGAACTTAGATCTCATCTTGTGAGTGACAAATGGCTAGAGCAGGTTGGGGAAAAAATAAATATTAAAAGCGTATTAATTATTGGCCCAAAAGCTCTTAGAGATAAATCAGCAAGCGCAACTATTCAAGCAGAAGCAACTGAGGCATTAATAGGAGCGTTATATGAAAGTATCAAAATTTTAGATCCTATTAAAAATTGGCTTAATCCATTCTGGGTAGATAAAAGTAAAAAAGTTTTAGCTGATCCTCACAAGCAAAACTACAAATCAGCCCTTCAGGAATGGACTCAAGCGAAAGGATTATCAATTCCCACTTACAAAACAATTGAAATCAATAAAAAGCACAATAATCCTAAGAGATTCTTTTGCACTGTTTACATTCAAAACATTTCAATAGCTGAAGGTTGGGGAAAGTCGATGAAACAAGCAGAGAAAGAAGCAGCTAATGAAGCATTAACTGCTGTAGAAAAGAATGTACTCAAGCTATAGTTAATGTCTCTTGAAAATAGTGATTAGCTTTTCAAAAGATCTTTCAAAGGTAAGGTGAGCAACTTATCCCAATTGCCTCCTTCAAAAAGCACTGCTGCTTTATCTCCACTTATTCTTTGAACAAATCCTACATAACCGTTATAAATTGACTCTTGATTGTTAACAGTGACTGTTGTACCAGGGAGAATCGGTTCTTTTAAATCAGTCATAATTGAGAATATTGAAATAAACTACTAGAAAAATTGTAATCATAAAAATGAACGAAAAAGATAAGTGGATTTCAATAGGTGAAATTGTTGCTCCCCAAGGTTTAAAAGGTGATGTTCGAATTAAACCTAGCAGCGACTTTCCAGAACGGTTTACCAAACCTGGAAAACGTTGGATTCAAAAAGCCAACGAATTGCCTATAGAAATCAAATTAATTAAAGGAACACTTATTCCCGGTAAAGCAATCTACGTAATTTCTATTGAAGGTGTATCAAGCAGGAGTTCAGCAGAAGAAATTATTGGTTGGAATTTAGTCGTCCCAGTTGATAGTAGACCATCTTTGAGAAATGATGAGTATCATTATTTCGATTTGATTGGTTTGGAAGCAAGAGAAGGGCCACAAAAGTCTTTAATTGGTCATGTCACTGACTTGATTAAAGGGGGTAATGACCTGCTAGAGATAGAGTTAGTAGAAGGTAAAAAAGTTTTGGTACCGTTTGTTAAAGAAATTGTGCCAGAAATAGAAATCAAAGAAAAATGGCTACTAATCAATCCACCTCCAGGTCTATTGGAACTTTAAATTCATCAAGATCTTTAATCTAATATACAAATATGAACAAAATTGTTCTTCAATGAGATGACTGATAACCCAATAATCCCAGTAATTCTTAGTGGTGGATCAGGAACAAGACTTTGGCCACTTTCAAGAGAAAGTTACCCAAAACAATTTTTAGCACTTGATTCAAGAACCAATAAAACTCTTTTGCAGAAAACATATGAAAGGCTTATTGGAATAGAGGGATTACAAAAGCCAATATTGATATGCAATGAAGATCACAGGTTTATAGTTGCAGAACAATTCAGAGAAATAAAAACAGATCCACAATCAATAATACTCGAACCCATTGGAAGAAATACTGCTCCAGCGATAGCAGTTGCAGCTCTTAAAGCAATTTCTTTAGGTAAAGATCCTTTACTATTAATTTTAGCGGCTGATCATTTAATAGAAAATATAATTGAATTTAAAAGAGTAATTCAATCCGCAAAAACTTATGCAAAACAGGGAAGATTAGTCACTTTTGGTATTGTGCCAACATGCGCAGAAACTGGTTACGGTTATATCGAAGCAAAAGAATCTACTCATGAAAAAGATACAATAAATGGTCTTGACATAAAAAATTTTATCGAGAAGCCAAATAAAGCTAAAGCTGAAGAATTAATCAAAGATGCACGTTATACATGGAATAGCGGTATGTTTCTTTTCAAAGCAAGTACTATAATCAATGAATTAGAGAAATTTGCACCAGAAATAATTAATTATTGCAAAATTTCTATTGAAAAAAATATAGTTGATCTTGATTTTCTACGATTAGAAGAAGAATCATTCAAAAAGTGTCCAAAGTTATCAATTGATATAGCTGTAATGGAAAAAACAAAATTAGGTACCGTTCTTCCTTTAAATGTTGGATGGAGCGATATTGGAAGTTGGAAATCATTATGGGATATTAGTCAAAAAAATAACGATGGAAATTATATAAATGGAAGAGTAGTAGCTGAAAAAAGTAAAAATTGTTATTTAAAAAGTGAACAGCGCTTAATAGTAGGTTTAGGGATAGAAAATCTAATAGTTGTAGATACAAATGATGCTATCTTAGTTGCAAATAGAGAACATTCTCAAAATATTGGAAATATCATTAAAAGTCTAGATTCATCTAATTTTCCAGAAGGTAAAATGCATAAAAAAATCTTTCGACCATGGGGGAATTACACTACAATTAGTGAAGGAAGTAGATGGCAAGTTAAGCTAATCGAAGTCAAGCCGAATGCTTCTCTTTCTTTACAAATGCATCATCATAGAGCAGAGCATTGGATTATAGTTAATGGAACTGCCTTAATTGAAAAGGATGGTGAAAAAGAACTTTTAAGTGAAAATCAAAGTACATTTATTCCCTTAGGTTGTAAGCACAGGTTAAGTAACCCAGGGTTAATGAAACTTGAACTTATAGAAGTACAAAGTGGTACTTATCTAGATGAAGATGATATCATTCGTTTTGAGGATTCTTATGGCAGAATAAAAAACTAAACTAATAATAAGTTCAAAGTTTAGTTATACAAAATTTCTAAAATTTTATTAGATATTTTTTAATTTTAGTTCTACTCAACAGTGACACTTTTAGCTAAATTTCTAGGCTGATCAACATCAAGGCCTTTATGCGCAGCTATGTGATAACTAAATAACTGTAAAGGTACAACGGTTAACAAAGGACTCACCCATTCACTAACTTTAGGAATAGAAAATAATTCATCAAACATTTCTGATTCTGGTCCACACGGCGCAACTCCTATTAGACGAGCATCTCTCGCCTTGGCCTCTTGTGAGTTACTCAGAACTTTTTCATAAACCACTCCTGGAACAGCAATTGATATTACTGGTACATGTTGATCTAACAGTGCTATGGGTCCATGCTTTAGCTCTCCAGCGGGATATCCTTGAGCATGGATATAACTTATTTCCTTAAGTTTGAGAGCACCTTCAAGAGCAATTGGGTAATTTATTCCTCGACCTAAGAAAATTACATCTTTTGTTTCAGCAAATAAATGTGCTATTTGCTTCGATAAAGCATCATGTTTTTTGATGAGGTCTGTTAATTGTTGAGGTACTAATCTCAAATCATTAGAAAGAGCTAGGATTTCTTGACTACTTCTTTTGTGATTATTAGACGCAAATAAAAGAGTCAATCCATAAAAAGAAAGCATCTGGCCTAGAAAAGTTTTTGTTGCAGCAACTCCTATTTCAATACCTGATCCGATATCAATAACATTCTCTAATTCACGAGCTAATGAGCTATCAAGTCTGTTAGTAATTCCCAATTGATGAAAAGAAAAATTAGCATCCTTAAAAGAATTTCTTCTTTCCTTTTCCATTCTCAATGCCGCTAAAGTGTCTGCTGTTTCTCCTGACTGACTAATTCCTATTGTCAAAGTATTAGGAGAAACTGGAGGGGGGGCATAACGAAATTCACTTGCGAAATAAACTTTAGTAGGAACTCCTGCAAACTGTTCCAGCAAATAGGCTCCAACCATCCCAGCATGTCTACTAGTACCACAGGCAAGAATTTGGATTTGCTCTATCTTCTCTACTAAAGATTTATCAATTGGCAAAGGAAATGAATTCTCCGATGACAAGTCCATAGGCAAATATCTATCTATCCATAATTGAGCTGTTTCTGGCTGCTCATAAATTTCTTTAAGCATAAAATGACGAAAATTTCTTTTATCCGCAAAAAGTTCAGTACCCTTTAAAAGCGATGGTGCTCTATGTTGTCTCATACCATCAGCATCATAAAGTTCAATTCCTAATGGAGTTAATAGAGCTATTTCATGATCTTTTAAAGGCAAAAATGTACGCGTAAATCCAACTAAAGCAGGGGTATCACTAGCACAAAAAAACTCGCCTTCACCAAAACCAAGAACTAATGGAGCTTGTCTTCTAGCAACTACCAAAGCATCAGGTGCCTTAGACCAAATTACTGCTATGGCATAAATACCCTCTAGTAAACAGAGAACCTTTTGAACAGCTTTTAATAATGTTTGTCCATTAGCATCCTGTCCTTTTTCTAAAAGATTTTCTATTTCTAAACCAATTAAATGTGGAATTATCTCCGTATCGGTTTCTGAGATAAATTTAATTCCCTTAGATTGAAGGCTTTTAGACAAATCCCTATGATTTTCGATAATACCGTTTTGAACTGCAGCAATTTGGCCTGTAAAATCAACATGAGGGTGAGCATTGATCTCATTAGGCTTTCCATGAGTAGCCCATCTAGTATGTCCAATCCCTAGGTGACCTTGTATTGGTTTTTTTTTAATTGAATTTGAAAGATTGATTAGCTTTCCTTTCGATTTTCTAACACTAAGTTTTCCAAATTGATCGTTCTTTGAATTTTGAATTGTTGCTAATCCAGCCGAATCATAACCTCTATATTCAAGTTTTCTTAGTCCATCAATAAGAATAGAGGAAACTTCTCTTGTTCCAATAACGCCAAATATTCCACACATGGTTTTAAATTGTTATCCCAAAATTATTTATATTTAACAATAAACCTTCGTTAAGAATAATAATAATTTTATTTAATATGCCAAACCCATACTTCTAGTTGTTTCATCTCCTAAATAAACCCTGATACTAAGGAAATCTGTTGGGCAAGCCGTTTCACAACGTTTACATCCAACACAATCTTCTGTCCTTGGAGATGAAGCTATCTGAGAAGCCTTACAGCCATCCCAGGGGACCATTTCAAGAACATCTAAAGGACAAGCCCTTACGCATTGGGTGCAGCCAATACAGGTGTCGTAGATTTTGACGGCGTGTGACAAATTTCTAACCCATATTTCCTTGATGTATAAAACTATACCTACGTTTCGCTACATAAAAAAAAATAGTTGCAATGCCGTCACTTTTGTTAACTCGACACTTGACCCCGTAGGATTGGAAGTCAGGTCTAAAAGGTTATGTCCCAGGAAGCAATCCTTGAAAAAGTTCGTTCTATCG encodes the following:
- the rimM gene encoding ribosome maturation factor RimM (Essential for efficient processing of 16S rRNA); translation: MNEKDKWISIGEIVAPQGLKGDVRIKPSSDFPERFTKPGKRWIQKANELPIEIKLIKGTLIPGKAIYVISIEGVSSRSSAEEIIGWNLVVPVDSRPSLRNDEYHYFDLIGLEAREGPQKSLIGHVTDLIKGGNDLLEIELVEGKKVLVPFVKEIVPEIEIKEKWLLINPPPGLLEL
- the rnc gene encoding ribonuclease III gives rise to the protein MEISNQRVEEIINFIKNLNLDKKYQKEFTHEKIKNLSYINESLTHSSANNKFNYENLEFLGDAVLRLIASDFIKNQYPHMQVGERSELRSHLVSDKWLEQVGEKINIKSVLIIGPKALRDKSASATIQAEATEALIGALYESIKILDPIKNWLNPFWVDKSKKVLADPHKQNYKSALQEWTQAKGLSIPTYKTIEINKKHNNPKRFFCTVYIQNISIAEGWGKSMKQAEKEAANEALTAVEKNVLKL
- a CDS encoding mannose-1-phosphate guanylyltransferase/mannose-6-phosphate isomerase, which produces MTDNPIIPVILSGGSGTRLWPLSRESYPKQFLALDSRTNKTLLQKTYERLIGIEGLQKPILICNEDHRFIVAEQFREIKTDPQSIILEPIGRNTAPAIAVAALKAISLGKDPLLLILAADHLIENIIEFKRVIQSAKTYAKQGRLVTFGIVPTCAETGYGYIEAKESTHEKDTINGLDIKNFIEKPNKAKAEELIKDARYTWNSGMFLFKASTIINELEKFAPEIINYCKISIEKNIVDLDFLRLEEESFKKCPKLSIDIAVMEKTKLGTVLPLNVGWSDIGSWKSLWDISQKNNDGNYINGRVVAEKSKNCYLKSEQRLIVGLGIENLIVVDTNDAILVANREHSQNIGNIIKSLDSSNFPEGKMHKKIFRPWGNYTTISEGSRWQVKLIEVKPNASLSLQMHHHRAEHWIIVNGTALIEKDGEKELLSENQSTFIPLGCKHRLSNPGLMKLELIEVQSGTYLDEDDIIRFEDSYGRIKN
- the psaC gene encoding photosystem I iron-sulfur center protein PsaC, which gives rise to MSHAVKIYDTCIGCTQCVRACPLDVLEMVPWDGCKASQIASSPRTEDCVGCKRCETACPTDFLSIRVYLGDETTRSMGLAY
- a CDS encoding NAD(P)H dehydrogenase subunit NdhS; the encoded protein is MTDLKEPILPGTTVTVNNQESIYNGYVGFVQRISGDKAAVLFEGGNWDKLLTLPLKDLLKS
- the glmS gene encoding glutamine--fructose-6-phosphate transaminase (isomerizing), with the protein product MCGIFGVIGTREVSSILIDGLRKLEYRGYDSAGLATIQNSKNDQFGKLSVRKSKGKLINLSNSIKKKPIQGHLGIGHTRWATHGKPNEINAHPHVDFTGQIAAVQNGIIENHRDLSKSLQSKGIKFISETDTEIIPHLIGLEIENLLEKGQDANGQTLLKAVQKVLCLLEGIYAIAVIWSKAPDALVVARRQAPLVLGFGEGEFFCASDTPALVGFTRTFLPLKDHEIALLTPLGIELYDADGMRQHRAPSLLKGTELFADKRNFRHFMLKEIYEQPETAQLWIDRYLPMDLSSENSFPLPIDKSLVEKIEQIQILACGTSRHAGMVGAYLLEQFAGVPTKVYFASEFRYAPPPVSPNTLTIGISQSGETADTLAALRMEKERRNSFKDANFSFHQLGITNRLDSSLARELENVIDIGSGIEIGVAATKTFLGQMLSFYGLTLLFASNNHKRSSQEILALSNDLRLVPQQLTDLIKKHDALSKQIAHLFAETKDVIFLGRGINYPIALEGALKLKEISYIHAQGYPAGELKHGPIALLDQHVPVISIAVPGVVYEKVLSNSQEAKARDARLIGVAPCGPESEMFDELFSIPKVSEWVSPLLTVVPLQLFSYHIAAHKGLDVDQPRNLAKSVTVE